GGAATGgagtccacaaaggaaaagagcctttcaggagCTAAAACAAGTTCTGAAAGAAGCACCTGCCTTAGGGTTGCTggacttaaataaggattttcagctttatgtaaatgaaaggcagaatctggctctgggagtgttgacccagaaaatagggtcatggaaacgcccagtgggatatttttcaaaacaactggacaatgttagtgctggttggccGTCATGCTTGAGGGTAGTTAcggccacagtgatcctcatacaggaagcccgaaaactgactttgggaaggaaaatggaggtctttgtgccccatatggtcttggctgtcctggaacaaaaggggggtcactggttatcatccagcagaatgttacaatatcaagctatattaagagaacaagatgatgtggaacttaagataactaaccatatcaacccagcagaatttcttcacagcaaacaggaagaaggggagctggttcatgattgtgtagaaacaattgaacaggtgtatgcgagccgagcagacctaaaggacacaccgttagaagattcagattgggatctctttaccgatggatctagctttgtggaaaatggaaccagatcggaagttctcgccctgttggatgcggtacataaaccagaaaaggtagcagtaatgcacatcaggggacatcgtaaagaagaaggaaagatatatcgagggaatgaactagcagacatcactgctaaagaagctgctcgacaggtttggactcagatggctttaataccaaccaAGGTGAGCCCTGTTTCTTGTTATATGATTCGGGGACCAAGCTATTCTGCcgatgatgagaaattggcgaCATATCTAAAGGCCCAGAAGAATGCAATTGGATGGTATGTAACGATAATGGGACAAGTGGTGGtgcccaaaaatgttatgaagtccatattagagactgaacacaataaatgccattggggagcagaggtgttggtaaaatttttgaaaaaggaaataatttccaaccaaatgttaacgctggcgaaaagggtgaatgccatgtgcccagtttgttttattaaaaaaaaaaaaaaaaaaaaaaaaaaaaaaaaaaaaaaaatcctattgtaaggaaacaggtgcagttgagaaaattacaaataggaccagagcctggagattattggcaagtcgacttttcagaacttccaagggctcagggacttaaatacctgttggtgtatgtgtgcaccttttcggggtggccagaagccttcccttgtagaacaaaccaagcaaaggaagtggtgaaaacattgttgaaagaaataatacctagatttggagtaccactgggattatcatcagatagaggcccacattttgtggcagggatagttcaggaggtggctaggacgttagacattacctggaatttatacactccatggagaccccagtctagtggtcaagtagaaaggatgaatcaaacattgaaaaatcagatcaaaaagaTATGACAGGaggccaaacttcagtggccccaagcTTTGCCATTAGTGTTTACTTAGGATTAGGATAAAACctagggaaaggataggagtaAGTCCGTACGAAATACTGTATGGCAAACCTTATCATGCCACCGTGTTAAAAGGAGACCCGCATGTATTGGGAGACCAGGTGattttaactatgttatgtTGCTCAATAGAGTTCTCAACGCCTTACggggtgcccttcaatggaattggctgctcctgctggaaaatccagtgcatgatattcaaccgggagatcaggtctatgtgaagaattggttcacagactcactgagagagacatgggacggtccccatcaagtgatcttgacaactttcacagccataaaggtAGTGGGAATCGACgcttggatccactacactcgagtcaaGAAGGTTCCAACCGAATGGGAAACCCAAGTGGTATCCCCCACTCGAATGATATTTCGAGCCAAACAGCATTCTTAACTGTtgtactgttgatattattgaaaatggtatcggtcaatggatttgtatttgtcactgttatAGAACCTGTGGTTACTGtcatggaagggatggatgtcaatttaacctgtgacattgctgatgaccaaggagctggagccgaggaaataattgcgatttggaaacaaggacaaaccagattgactgcaagtattgttactgtttggaataaggatacccaaaaaaaaaggaagtgttaccttgcaattgactaattta
This window of the Colius striatus isolate bColStr4 chromosome W, bColStr4.1.hap1, whole genome shotgun sequence genome carries:
- the LOC133628508 gene encoding insulin-like growth factor 2 mRNA-binding protein 1, which codes for MNKLYIRNLNENVAPADLEKVFKDHKISFSGQFLVKSGYAFVDCPDEQWAMKAIETFSGKVELHGKQLEIEHSVPKKQRVLNALRGALQWNWLLLLENPVHDIQPGDQVYVKNWFTDSLRETWDGPHQVILTTFTAIKVVGIDAWIHYTRVKKVPTEWETQVVSPTRMIFRAKQHS